The stretch of DNA TTGACGGGGACGGGGCTGTGGGACTCGAGAGACCGGCGGTCTACTCGGACTCGACGGAGACCACGTCTTCGGCGGAGTTGAAGTGGACGCGCCGGTCCGGTCCGACCGTGAGGCTCACGCTGGCGATTTCGAAGTCGTCGGGGCGTTCGACGCGGACGACCGAGTGATGCGAGGTGAAGTCGTCCGTCCGTTCGTACGGTTCCGTATGACACCCGTGGAGGCGGAGGCCGCGGTCGGTCGTCTCGGCGCGCTTCCAGTGGTGGGTGATCGACCCCGAGCCGTACCCGGACTCGACGACGAGCAGCAGGTTCTCCTCGAAGTCGATCGCGTCGATGGGTTCCTCGGGTTCCCCGTCGGTGTCGTCGCCGCCACCGCCGTCGCCGCCGTCGCCGTCGAGTTCGAACACCTCGCGGACCTCCGCCGCGCTCGTCAGGGCACGAACGGCGTACACCTCGTTCCCGCTGTCGGCCGTCGGTAACAGCAGGTCGGCGCGGGGAGCCGACACCTGCTGGAACTCGAGGTCGGAGTCCCCCGACATGTTCTCACAGAGGACGAGCTGGTTCCACTCCTCGGCGTCGGTCGGTTGCTCCGGGATCTCGTACGGCGGTTCGTCGACGCGAGGGGCTTCCGGAACCGCGGTCGTCGGTTCCGTCCCGCCGTTGCCGTTCCCGTTTCCGCTCCCGCTTCCATCGTCGGCCTGTAAGCAGCCGGCCGAGGTAGCCGCCGCGACCGCGGCTCCGGCGAGGAACCGTCGTCGATCGATCGTCATCTACCGCTCCCTACAGTCGGGTTTTGTAAAACTCTTCTAGTGGGTGAAATGCGTACTTGAGCTTTCGCCGGCGACTTCTACTGGTCTACTGCGGCGACCGACGACCGGATCGGCGGCCAGTCGCGGGGTCTCTCGAGCGGATTCCCGATCACCTCGCTCGTCGCGGGCGGGAGTTCGGTCAGTGCGGCGGCGGTCGAACGGGTCGCTCGCCGCCCTGTGGGAGGTGTCGCCGGGGGAAGCGCTACGTCGTCCGAACGGCCCCGGCCGATTCGTCGCCCGCCGCTCTCACGGTCCCGCTTTCTCCGGTCTGAATAGGGCGCAGTTAGGGCACCAGATCGTTCCGTCGGGCCGCGTCTTCTGCTTTCCGTTGCATTCGGAGCAGCGCCGATCCGCGTATCGGTCCATATGGTGTCGGGGTGAGAGCCGTGCCCTTATGTGCCTTCCGGCGATCTCGAACCGTAACACTCGATCGTCACCCGGCGAACGTCCGCGACCGTCGGTGTCCGACTCGAGAACGAGGATCGGGACGCTGCGGTTCGCTTGGACGAACGCTGCCGACCCTTTCCATCGGGGTGGATCACTGGTATTACAGCCACGATTGCGGGACTAACGATCGGAATACACCTATTACCGTTCTCGTCCCGTCTGCCGAATTCGAGTGTTTCTCGCGCGAAACGTTCGAACGAATTGTCCGATTTTTGCAGCCCGACGACGGCACCATCGATGCAATGTCACGCGCAAGACCAGTCGGCGTCGCAGTCGTCGCGATGCTCGTCCTGCTCACGGGGGCGAGCATCGCGTTCGCCGCGGCAGACGCCGGCACGGCGGCCCAAGACAACGAGACGGAGAACGAAACGGCCAACGAGACGGCGAACGAAACGGCCGAGATCACGTTCGAGAACCAGACGTCGAACGGGACCGCAGTCGTGGTCAACAACACGACGCTGCCCGAAGGTGGCTTCGCCGTCATCCACGCAGCCGAGCCCGCCGACGCGGACAACACAACGGAGGGTGCGAACGCCACCGAGAACGAGACGATGGAGGGAGCGAACGAGACCGTGACCGACATGTCCGCGGAGTACGTGCCCGGGGAAGTCCTGGGTAACTCCACCTTCCTGGACGCCGGCGATCACGAGAACGTGTCCGTCGAACTCGACCAGCCCCTCGAGGAGAGCCAGGTGTTGATCGCGATGGCCCACCAGGACACCAACGGCAACGAGACGTACGAGTTCCCCGAGGCCGACGACCCCTACACGACCGACGGCGAGCCGGTGATCGACGACGCACTGGTCACGCTCGAGGAGGGGATGAACGAGACGGCCGATAACGAAACGATGGCCACCGAAACGACCGATAACGAGACGGGGATGTAGCGACCGCCGTCCGTTTTTCGCGCCCGTTCGCCGCGGCTCGAGAGATCGTCTCACGTGATCCGCGTGCCGTCGTCGGTGACCGCGAGCGCGCAGTCGTCACAGAGCCACCAGCCGATCAGCGGATCGCGTTCGGCGATGGCCGCGCCGCAGTCGGGACACCGCTTCGGCTCGCCGTCTCGAGCCCCGGTCATCCGTCACCGTCCCCTCGAGCAGTCGTGTCGTCTGAGCGGTCGAGCGTGACGAGCCCGCAGGTGTCCGCGAGCCGTTCGACCCGCTGTCGCAAGAGCGTCAGTCCCGCGTCGGTCGGGACGTATTCGACCCGGTCATCGTCGGCGGCGCGCTCGCGTCGCTCGAGGAGGCCGTACCCGACGAGCACGGTCAGGGTGGGATAGAGCCGGTTGTGGTTGAGGTCCGGGTACGTGCGATCGAGTTCGCGGGAGATTTCGGCCTCGTGAGAGCGCTCGTCGACTCGCTCGAGACGGACGACGGCCTCGAGACAGTCGCGCTGGACGGCGGTGAGGTCGGTCCAGTCCGTGCCGCCGTCGGGACGGAGTTCCGACGAGGGAGGTCTCGTCGTAGTCGGCTCACCGCTGTCTTCTGTCGGTTGATTTGAGGGTGGTGCGTCTACTCGAGCGGGGTTTTCGAGGTCCCGCAAATTGTCCGCTTGCATGGCTTCCGGAGACTGATAGGGGGTCGCTTGCGGACCCGGTGTCCAAAGCACCGGGCCGCGTTCGTCCACACTTCCACGATCAGCTTCGTGTGTCGCGATCCAAGCAACTATACTTTCTCAAAGTTAGTATAGTTTCCGATAGACTCTAACTAAGCAATCTATGTCTAACAATTGCTTTCCGACGATGGTTTGATGGCGAGAGGGTATTAGAGTAGTATGCGGGTTTCTGCTGACTGGATGGTTTTAGCCGACGACAGAATCCTCGAGTTCTTGGACGAGAATGGCCCCCGATCGCCGACGAAAATCAAAGAAGAAGGGCCGATCCCCTTTTCGCGACAACATATCAACAACCGATGTATGAAACTCGAAGAGTACGGCCTGACCCAGAACATCGGAAACGGTGTTTACACGATCACCGACGATGGCGAACGCTACCTTCAGGGGGAACTCGACGCGAGAACGTTAGCGGGTGAGTGAGTTGTCGTCACGGTGGCTCACCTCCTTTACCGTCGAGCAGAATCGTAGATAGTGTCGAAGCGACTTACTCGAGCGCCAAAGCCGCAGGGAACGCCGACGGTATCCTGCTGGTGGCCGTGATCAGCTAACGTCGAGAATTCTGGTTCGCTGACGGGTCCTCGGCCACTCGACACCATCGAACTCGTTCGCTTCGTTCGACGGGCCGTCGCGATAGTAGAGCGTGTCGTTAAAGATCGCAGTGCTATTGCTCCACCCATACTGCTGGTAGAGGCCGTAGGAATTGCTGCCGGCGTCTGAATTTACCGTGGCCGCCTCGTGCTCGTCTGCCTCCTGTTCCATCACCGTCTGGATCTCTTCGTCGTACTCCGCACCGGTAGCGTCACCTGAACGCTCGTTGTCGAACGGGCCCAAGAAGCCGTTGTCCTCGTCGTCCGCACCGCGCCCGACGAGGTTGTCACTACTGGCAAGGAACAGGTTGTTGCGAGTCGTTGCCCCACCGATGGCGAAGTGGCCGACCCGGAAGTCGGCGATGACGGACTCTTCGAGTGTGGTGTGACTCCACTCGGTCCAGACCGCCGAGTGACCGTTGTTGTAAGCCGTCAGTCCCTCGACGCTGTGTTCGGGTGCCAGCGGGAAATCGGGGAACTGTTCGATACCGTCCGGGAACAACTGGAAGAACACGCCGAATCCGCGGGCGAGGTTCTTGTAGCGGAGTGGCCCATCCGTCGAGTACGTATGGGCTGTATTGTCCTCGAAGGTGATGTCGATAGCATCCTCATCCACCTCGAAGCCACCCCGACCGTCGTAGAAGAACCCGTTGGCGAGGTATCCACCCGCGGCGTGGTTGCCCTCGAGCACGTTATTCGGGTTCGAGATCCAGAAGGCACCCGGTCGGAAGTCGTTTTGTTCGTTCGAATCGCCGTTAGCACTGGCGACGCCACCGAAGGGCCGGTCTCCCCTGCGAACGCGCCGATTGAAAACCACCAAGTTCTCACGGAACACGTTGTTCTGTTCGGCTTCGAGGCCTTCTTCGACGAGGAAACAGTGGCCGTTGATGTCGTACCCGACGTTTCGTTCGTAGGTCACGTTGCCCGTACCGTGGCTATTGTAGCCGCGTTGGTAACTGTCGTGGACGCTGTTGTGCGAGATGTACGAGTTCGGCTGTTCGTGGGCGTGGTGGAAGTGCAGCGGATATCGGGCCTTGTGGCCGGTCTGGCCGGCGTGGTAGACTTCCATCCCTTCGATCTGGATCCGGTTCGGGTCCTTGGCGAAGATGCCGTGTGCACCGAAGCCGGTTTCGTATTCGAGGCTGGTGTCGCCTTTCGTCGGGTTGGTATACGACCCGTCGCCGCCGGGATTCGAAATCTCATTACCACCACGCATGACGACGTTGCGAGTCAACAGCCCGACCTCGGCACGCATATCCACGTCCCGTCCCTCGACCTCCTGCATCTCCCCGAAGTGATCGTGGTTCAGGGCCGACTCGAGTTCGACGGCGTTTCCGTCGACTGAGTCGATCGTCCGCCGCTCGGCTTCTTTGGGATCTGTCCCACTCGGAGCGACGACGATCTCGTCACCTGCTTCCCAGGTAACCGCGTCTTCGAGTTGGATGCGCTGGTCGCCTGCGGTAGCGGTCTCTCCGAGCTGTGTCCAGTCGGTCTTGTCTCGGGATGCACCGTGAATGTC from Natrinema salaciae encodes:
- a CDS encoding DUF7282 domain-containing protein, yielding MSRARPVGVAVVAMLVLLTGASIAFAAADAGTAAQDNETENETANETANETAEITFENQTSNGTAVVVNNTTLPEGGFAVIHAAEPADADNTTEGANATENETMEGANETVTDMSAEYVPGEVLGNSTFLDAGDHENVSVELDQPLEESQVLIAMAHQDTNGNETYEFPEADDPYTTDGEPVIDDALVTLEEGMNETADNETMATETTDNETGM
- a CDS encoding PadR family transcriptional regulator — encoded protein: MQADNLRDLENPARVDAPPSNQPTEDSGEPTTTRPPSSELRPDGGTDWTDLTAVQRDCLEAVVRLERVDERSHEAEISRELDRTYPDLNHNRLYPTLTVLVGYGLLERRERAADDDRVEYVPTDAGLTLLRQRVERLADTCGLVTLDRSDDTTARGDGDG
- a CDS encoding G8 domain-containing protein gives rise to the protein MWSDPDTWNGSTPSAGEEVTIESGKHVVLDQNTPNLGGVTVHGVLEFKDGGYRELTSDYVLAEGDGMIRIGTENDPFQSKAVITLTGTETDESIRGRDEMAIGTKLLGTFDGGSIDIHGASRDKTDWTQLGETATAGDQRIQLEDAVTWEAGDEIVVAPSGTDPKEAERRTIDSVDGNAVELESALNHDHFGEMQEVEGRDVDMRAEVGLLTRNVVMRGGNEISNPGGDGSYTNPTKGDTSLEYETGFGAHGIFAKDPNRIQIEGMEVYHAGQTGHKARYPLHFHHAHEQPNSYISHNSVHDSYQRGYNSHGTGNVTYERNVGYDINGHCFLVEEGLEAEQNNVFRENLVVFNRRVRRGDRPFGGVASANGDSNEQNDFRPGAFWISNPNNVLEGNHAAGGYLANGFFYDGRGGFEVDEDAIDITFEDNTAHTYSTDGPLRYKNLARGFGVFFQLFPDGIEQFPDFPLAPEHSVEGLTAYNNGHSAVWTEWSHTTLEESVIADFRVGHFAIGGATTRNNLFLASSDNLVGRGADDEDNGFLGPFDNERSGDATGAEYDEEIQTVMEQEADEHEAATVNSDAGSNSYGLYQQYGWSNSTAIFNDTLYYRDGPSNEANEFDGVEWPRTRQRTRILDVS